The genomic segment CAACGCCTACGCGGGCGACGCCGAGCACGTCCCCACCACCCTTCGCGAAGCGGCGGACCGCTGGGAGGCCAGCCCGCTCGCCCGCGCCGCCTTCGGCGACGAGGTGGTCGAGCACTACCTCACCATGGCGCGCGTCGAGCAGCGGGCCTACGACAGCGCCGTCACCGACTGGGAGCGCTACCGCTCCTTCGAGCGGATGTGACGCGCGCCGGACCCGCCCGGGGCCCGGCACCGGCCACCATGGGCGCCGGAGACCGCGGCGGGCGGACACGGCACACGCCGGCACACCACACCAGCACAGCACGACAGGGGCGACCGGGCCCCGGGGAGAGCGGACAGCCGTGCACCAGCTTCGCGTGATCAACCCCGCGACCGAGGAGACTGTCGCGACCGTCCCGGCCGCCACCGCCGAGGACGTCGCCACCGCCGTGACCCGGGCCGCCGCCGCCCAGCGCGCCTGGGCCGCCCTCGCGCCCGCCGGCCGGGCCCGGCTGCTGCGCCGCTTCGCGGCCGCCGTCGACGGGCGGCTGGAGGAACTGGCGCGGCTGGAGGTGACCGAGGCCGGGCACCCCCTCGGCAACGCCCGCTGGGAGGCCGGCAACGTGCGGGACCTGCTCGACTACGCCGCCGGCGGAGTGGAGCGCCTCACCGGCAGCCAGATCCCGGTCGCGGGCGGGGTGAACCTCACCTTCCTGGAGCCGCTGGGCGTCGTCGCCGTCATCGCCCCGTGGAACTTCCCGATGCCCATCGCCGCCTGGGGCACCGCCCCCGCCCTGGCGGCGGGCAACGCCGTCCTCCTCAAGCCCGCGGAGACCACTCCGCTGACCGCGCTGCGCCTGGCCGAACTGGCGCTCGAGGCCGGACTGCCCGAAGGGCTCTTCCAGGTACTGCCCGGCACCGGGCCCGTCGCCGGCAACGCCCTCGTCGAACACCCGGACGTCGCCAAGGTCGTCTTCACCGGCTCCACCGCCGTCGGGAAGTCCGTCATGGCGAAGTGCGCGGCGCACGTCAAGCGGGTCACGCTCGAACTGGGCGGCAAGAGCCCCAACCTCGTCTTCGCCGACGCCGACCTCGAACGGGCCGCGGCCGCCGCCCCCGGCTCCTTCCTCGACAACACCGGCCAGGACTGCTGCGCCCGCAGCCGCATCCTGGTGCAGGCCTCCGCCTACGACCGGTTCATGGAACTGCTCGAACCCGC from the Streptomyces xinghaiensis S187 genome contains:
- a CDS encoding aldehyde dehydrogenase family protein, whose amino-acid sequence is MHQLRVINPATEETVATVPAATAEDVATAVTRAAAAQRAWAALAPAGRARLLRRFAAAVDGRLEELARLEVTEAGHPLGNARWEAGNVRDLLDYAAGGVERLTGSQIPVAGGVNLTFLEPLGVVAVIAPWNFPMPIAAWGTAPALAAGNAVLLKPAETTPLTALRLAELALEAGLPEGLFQVLPGTGPVAGNALVEHPDVAKVVFTGSTAVGKSVMAKCAAHVKRVTLELGGKSPNLVFADADLERAAAAAPGSFLDNTGQDCCARSRILVQASAYDRFMELLEPAVHAFTAGDPADPATLMGPLISAAQRERVRSHVPEDAPAAIRGTAPAGRGFWYPATVLEAAGAGSAAVEEVFGPVAVVQRFKDEAEAVRLANATRYGLSGSVWTRDTGRALRVSRAVAAGNLSVNSHSSVRYSTPFGGYKESGIGRELGPGALAAFTETKNVFISTDE